A single region of the Vanessa atalanta chromosome Z, ilVanAtal1.2, whole genome shotgun sequence genome encodes:
- the LOC125075805 gene encoding amino acid transporter AVT1D-like gives MVKKNSLEASSSGKSEATETTPLVAKVENGGNGDDPIKETSGGGLSMKQTAFLIAGEMAGSGVLALPRVLVKTGWFGVPLIVLMCLIAAFSGKRLGDCWTIIEGRDPEMRTRKRNPYAIIAEQSLGKMWSVAVSLAIIITQFGVAVVYLLLAAQIVEQLFLTLMPTVTICIWYLVVVGAMTPLMLFGSPKDFSFMGVIAFFSTFVACILYFIQMMNDIRPFGTFRWGIHGFMDFFLAFGTIMFAFGGASTFPTIQNDMADKSKFNKSLQYSFLAILALYIPIAVAGYAVYGESVGPNFITSLSATPLTLVGNVLMAVHLVSAFIILINPVCQEMEELYSIPRDSVGYRTLVRLSIMAGILFIGESIPRFYTILALVGGTTIALLTFVLPSYCYLNLVNQTPREGQAPVEVAGWVKLVCWEVIVIGVVGGLAATYSATSAIFSTSQAIPCYLR, from the exons ATGGTTAAGAAGAACAGCTTGGAAGCGTCGAGCAGTGGCAAGTCGGAAGCCACAGAAACGACCCCACTTGTAGCCAAA GTTGAAAATGGCGGTAATGGAGACGACCCGATTAAAGAAACCAGCGGCGGAGGACTCTCTATGAAACAGACAGCTTTCCTGATCGCCGGGGAAATGGCCGGCAGCGGTGTACTAGCTCTTCCACGAGTTCTCGTTAAAACTG GATGGTTCGGCGTGCCCCTCATAGTGCTGATGTGCCTTATCGCAGCATTCAGCGGGAAACGTCTTGGTGACTGTTGGACCATCATCGAAGGTCGCGATCCTGAAATGAGGACCAGAAAGAGAAACCCCTACGCCATTATCGCTGAACAGTCACTGGGAAAAATGTGGAG TGTTGCTGTATCTCTGGCGataataattacacaatttGGTGTGGCAGTGGTGTACTTACTGCTGGCTGCGCAGATCGTTGAGCAACTATTCTTGACCTTGATGCCGACCGTCACCATTTGCATCTGGTATCTGGTCGTTGTCGGTGCGATGACACCACTTATGCTTTTTGGCAGCCCTAAAGACTTCTC CTTCATGGGTGTCATTGCTTTCTTCTCAACTTTCGTGGCTTGCATTCTCTATTTCATTCAGATGATGAATGACATTAGACCGTTTGGCACGTTCCGTTGGGGTATTCACGGGTTCATGGATTTCTTCCTCGCGTTCGGTACAATCATGTTCGCCTTCGGAGGCGCTTCTACCTTCCCAACTATTCAAAATGATATGGCTGATAAGTCCAAGTTTAATAAGAGCTTGCAGTACAGCTTTCTTG CGATCCTGGCTTTATATATCCCAATAGCAGTAGCAGGATACGCAGTGTACGGCGAGTCTGTTGGCCCCAACTTTATTACTTCCCTGTCAGCCACCCCATTGACTCTCGTCGGCAACGTACTCATGGCGGTTCATCTTGTATCCGCTTTCATCATCCTCATCAATCCAGTCTGCCAGGAAATGGAGGAGCTTTACAGTATTCCTagag ATTCAGTAGGATACCGTACTTTGGTTCGTTTATCTATCATGGCGGGTATACTCTTCATTGGAGAGAGTATTCCCCGTTTCTACACAATCTTGGCTCTTGTCGGTGGAACCACAATCGCCTTACTAACTTTCGTGTTACCGTCTTACTGCTATCTGAACCTCGTCAACCAAACTCCAAGAGAGGGACAAGCTCCTGT cgAGGTTGCTGGCTGGGTTAAGCTGGTTTGCTGGGAGGTGATCGTAATAGGCGTGGTCGGCGGTCTTGCTGCCACTTACAGCGCTACTAGCGCCATCTTCAGCACATCGCAAGCAATACCTTGCTACTTGCGGTAG